A genomic segment from Thermococcus sp. LS1 encodes:
- a CDS encoding DUF5985 family protein, with protein sequence MLDVDQLLSLGIVTFSLLLTGASLIAYQRTRLRKFLIVSLAFLLYAVKELVEHVDIVFPEIENSTLELMTNLVEFLVIALFFAAVAIKEGRKNE encoded by the coding sequence ATGCTGGACGTGGATCAACTTCTGAGCCTTGGCATTGTTACCTTTTCACTTCTTCTTACCGGCGCTTCACTAATCGCATACCAGCGGACGAGGCTTAGAAAGTTCCTGATTGTCTCTCTTGCATTTCTGCTCTACGCAGTGAAAGAGCTTGTGGAGCACGTGGATATAGTCTTTCCCGAGATAGAGAACAGTACCCTGGAGCTCATGACGAATCTCGTGGAGTTCTTAGTGATAGCCCTATTTTTTGCTGCCGTGGCCATTAAGGAGGGCAGGAAGAATGAGTGA